A genomic segment from Lignipirellula cremea encodes:
- a CDS encoding AAA family ATPase, which translates to MTLFRFPVLVWRDLEGLYNASVVEWAPDSIGVDTKPSGALKQIKRWLEWRVELYASVMEPDFLEPRLQQVDVTVRPRYREEDRVFPSEEQIELRVVCVLGRQASGMLCCSLPMFGLVFYYYQESSLKRLVVERVRSQLAECTPAEVASYLPPAEFHLDQVSVRGPGKAASAMPEQRNKSLQQVAEPLGRTDVKKRFTPAWQREEELRDLVQRLSQERVNVLLLGEHGVGKTTLLAAAVRTLERKADAKEHRQENRPRLRHWLTSGPRLIAGMKYLGQWEQRCEEIIAELSSFDGVLCVESLLDLVRHGGREASDSIAAFFLPFLASGELRMTAEATPSELDACRRLLPGFADLFQTLRLHSMPPDRVRQALQQMSESESRNLKIEVQEGAIETVSRLFQRFIPYQALPGKAAPFLTNLMSQAKQEEQKQVDPAAVLDEFVRQTGLPELFLRDDLLLKTDELLAEFEAEVIGQTAACRAASQLTAAFKAGLNDPQRPVGVLLFCGPTGVGKTEMAKTLSRYLFGHGAQGDRLIRLDMSEYSGWDAADRLITKPDRTPSEFLHKVRAQPFVVVLLDEIEKAHPDVFDLLIGLLDEGRLTDRFGRTTSFCSAIIIMTSNLGVSRTGAIGFDSSGSDAFEKEVRTFFRPEFFNRIDEVVPFEPLRREDCRLIVEKQLRDLSQREGLAAKRLQLRWTEQVVDLLTETGFDPRYGARPLQRELEVRVTAPLSRFLVGQRDSAATELELRVVDQQVQVRWC; encoded by the coding sequence ATGACGTTATTTCGATTTCCTGTGCTGGTCTGGCGCGACCTGGAGGGTCTGTACAACGCGTCCGTCGTAGAATGGGCGCCGGACTCGATCGGGGTCGACACCAAACCATCCGGCGCGCTGAAACAGATCAAACGCTGGCTGGAATGGCGGGTCGAACTTTACGCCTCGGTGATGGAGCCCGACTTTCTGGAGCCGCGACTGCAGCAGGTCGACGTAACCGTGCGGCCGCGATACCGGGAAGAGGACCGCGTTTTCCCCAGCGAAGAACAAATCGAGCTCCGCGTCGTTTGCGTGCTGGGACGCCAGGCCAGCGGCATGCTCTGTTGTTCCCTGCCGATGTTTGGCCTGGTGTTCTATTACTACCAGGAATCGTCGCTCAAGCGACTGGTCGTTGAGCGGGTGCGCTCGCAGTTGGCGGAATGCACTCCGGCCGAGGTCGCCAGCTACCTGCCGCCGGCCGAGTTCCACCTGGACCAGGTCTCCGTCCGTGGACCAGGCAAGGCGGCGTCGGCCATGCCCGAACAACGCAACAAATCGCTCCAGCAGGTGGCCGAGCCGCTGGGTCGCACCGATGTGAAGAAGCGGTTCACGCCGGCCTGGCAGCGCGAGGAAGAACTGCGCGACCTGGTCCAGCGACTCTCCCAGGAACGAGTCAACGTGCTGCTGCTGGGCGAACACGGCGTGGGGAAAACGACCCTGCTGGCGGCCGCGGTGCGCACCCTCGAGCGAAAAGCCGACGCCAAAGAACATCGCCAGGAGAACCGCCCTCGCCTGAGACACTGGCTGACCAGCGGGCCGCGACTGATTGCCGGGATGAAATATCTGGGCCAGTGGGAGCAGCGGTGCGAAGAAATCATCGCGGAACTTTCCAGCTTCGACGGCGTACTGTGCGTCGAGAGCCTGCTAGACCTGGTCCGGCACGGCGGTCGCGAAGCGAGCGACAGTATCGCCGCTTTCTTTCTCCCTTTCCTCGCCAGCGGCGAACTGCGGATGACCGCCGAAGCGACTCCCAGCGAGCTGGATGCGTGCCGCCGTTTGCTACCTGGCTTTGCCGACCTGTTTCAAACCCTGCGTCTGCACTCCATGCCGCCGGACCGTGTGCGGCAAGCGCTGCAGCAAATGTCGGAAAGCGAATCCCGCAACCTGAAGATCGAAGTTCAAGAAGGCGCCATCGAAACCGTCAGCCGCCTGTTCCAGCGTTTCATCCCCTACCAGGCGTTGCCCGGCAAGGCGGCCCCGTTCCTCACCAACCTGATGTCCCAGGCAAAGCAGGAGGAACAGAAACAGGTCGACCCGGCCGCGGTGCTGGATGAATTTGTCCGCCAGACCGGGCTGCCGGAACTGTTCCTGCGCGACGATCTGCTGCTGAAAACCGACGAATTGCTGGCTGAGTTTGAAGCGGAAGTGATCGGCCAGACCGCCGCCTGCCGGGCCGCCTCGCAGCTGACGGCCGCCTTTAAAGCGGGCCTCAACGACCCGCAGCGGCCCGTTGGCGTGCTGCTGTTCTGCGGTCCGACCGGCGTTGGCAAAACGGAAATGGCGAAGACTCTGTCCCGCTACCTGTTTGGTCATGGCGCCCAGGGCGATCGACTGATTCGCCTGGACATGAGCGAGTACTCCGGCTGGGATGCGGCCGATCGCCTCATTACCAAACCGGACCGCACGCCCAGTGAGTTCCTACACAAGGTCAGAGCGCAACCTTTTGTGGTGGTGTTGCTGGACGAGATTGAGAAAGCCCATCCTGATGTGTTCGATCTGCTGATTGGCCTGCTGGATGAAGGCCGCTTGACCGACCGTTTTGGCCGCACCACCAGCTTCTGTAGCGCGATCATTATTATGACGTCCAACCTGGGCGTCTCCCGCACCGGGGCCATCGGCTTCGATTCCAGCGGTTCCGACGCCTTTGAGAAAGAGGTCCGTACGTTCTTCCGGCCCGAATTTTTTAACCGGATCGACGAGGTCGTCCCGTTTGAACCGCTCCGCCGGGAAGACTGCCGATTAATCGTGGAAAAACAGTTACGTGATCTGTCGCAACGGGAAGGGCTCGCGGCAAAGCGGCTGCAGCTGCGCTGGACAGAACAGGTCGTCGATCTACTGACCGAGACCGGTTTCGACCCGCGATACGGAGCCCGCCCCCTGCAGCGCGAGCTGGAAGTGCGAGTGACGGCGCCCCTGTCGCGGTTCCTGGTCGGCCAGCGAGATTCGGCAGCAACCGAGCTCGAGCTCCGCGTGGTCGATCAACAGGTTCAGGTTCGCTGGTGCTGA
- a CDS encoding DUF1549 domain-containing protein: MPRTLVFAAAALLFTAATASANELSTFPGLWIDNVDAQTTGVWKESKSVRPYIGSEYLASDDPEAVIRYRFTLPKDADYHLLLSYSAGSNRASNVPVLFTTAEGPQELALNQKVNPTDLLGFQRLGEFPLKAGEFTIEVAGRGANGYIIADAAWLLTTTELEAAKKLAKTKPPAVASKAANAPEPPPEPAPPFNRPASASQFATMTSDQLDELLAQHLGPIADDQLIDDPTFLRRASLDLLGRQPTVEELESFIDSKDPNRRQVAVDRMLDSPDFGSNWSNYWCDTIAARQQEPELTFHDYRPFKAWLAEQLNQGQGWDETVYQMLTANGKVGDAPEATFIGFHQGNSHRLAGETSRVFLSVQIHCAECHDHPFIDMPQETFHGMAAFFARTDAKIAQLDSRQIEVKSKTKGEHTIAGKKGEILPTAFDNQPLPADQSDIARRSALARWITAPENSYFAASHVNRVWSRLMGVGFYDPVDNMGEDSDPIYDDVLAAVSGHLVASQYNPKSVMRLIIGSRAYRRRLDESAKEPLTAAVTKQIRGDEVFDSLATAIALPNFTPEREKKSAAVRFPPPPKSTRDLVNEAFGYDPSFRDQDIPRTMTQAMFLMNNPQVQDQINAQADSGTFLASLLAGQPTDSGAIERLYEAVLARRPQAREVEICLAHIKTLPDRGAAFEDLLWSLLNSAEFTTRR; encoded by the coding sequence GTGCCGCGTACTCTTGTATTTGCCGCTGCAGCCCTACTGTTTACTGCCGCCACGGCGTCCGCTAACGAGCTCTCTACGTTCCCTGGTTTGTGGATCGACAATGTCGACGCCCAGACGACGGGCGTCTGGAAGGAATCCAAAAGCGTTCGTCCTTATATCGGCTCTGAGTACCTGGCCAGCGACGATCCCGAGGCCGTGATTCGCTATCGTTTTACTCTGCCCAAAGACGCCGACTATCACCTGTTACTCTCCTATAGTGCAGGCAGCAACCGGGCCTCGAATGTGCCGGTCCTGTTTACGACTGCCGAGGGACCGCAGGAATTGGCGCTCAACCAGAAAGTCAACCCAACCGATCTGCTGGGTTTCCAGCGATTGGGGGAATTCCCGTTAAAAGCGGGCGAGTTTACCATCGAAGTCGCCGGCCGCGGCGCCAACGGCTATATCATTGCCGACGCAGCCTGGCTGCTGACCACGACGGAACTGGAAGCCGCCAAAAAGCTGGCCAAAACCAAACCGCCCGCCGTCGCTTCCAAAGCGGCCAATGCGCCGGAACCGCCTCCGGAACCGGCCCCGCCGTTTAACCGGCCGGCGTCCGCCAGCCAGTTCGCTACGATGACCTCGGACCAGTTGGACGAACTGCTGGCCCAGCATCTGGGGCCGATCGCCGATGATCAACTGATCGACGATCCGACTTTTTTGCGAAGGGCTTCGCTCGATCTGCTCGGCCGCCAGCCCACGGTCGAGGAGTTGGAGTCTTTTATCGATTCCAAAGACCCCAATCGCCGCCAGGTCGCCGTCGATCGCATGTTAGACTCGCCGGATTTTGGGTCAAACTGGTCCAACTACTGGTGCGATACGATCGCTGCGCGGCAGCAGGAACCGGAACTAACCTTCCACGATTATCGTCCCTTCAAGGCATGGCTGGCGGAACAGCTCAACCAGGGCCAGGGCTGGGATGAAACGGTCTACCAGATGCTGACCGCCAACGGCAAAGTGGGGGACGCGCCCGAGGCGACCTTCATCGGTTTCCATCAGGGGAACTCGCATCGTCTGGCTGGCGAAACCAGCCGCGTTTTCTTGAGCGTGCAAATCCACTGCGCTGAGTGCCACGACCATCCGTTCATTGACATGCCGCAGGAAACGTTCCACGGCATGGCGGCATTCTTTGCCCGGACCGACGCCAAGATCGCCCAACTGGACAGTCGCCAGATCGAGGTCAAAAGCAAAACCAAAGGCGAGCACACCATCGCCGGCAAAAAAGGGGAGATTCTCCCCACGGCATTTGACAACCAGCCCTTGCCTGCCGACCAGTCGGACATCGCCCGGCGATCGGCCCTGGCCCGCTGGATCACGGCGCCGGAAAACAGCTACTTTGCCGCCTCGCACGTCAACCGGGTCTGGTCCCGTCTGATGGGCGTCGGATTTTACGATCCGGTCGACAACATGGGCGAAGATTCCGACCCGATCTACGACGACGTGCTGGCCGCGGTCTCGGGTCACCTTGTCGCTTCCCAGTACAATCCTAAATCCGTGATGCGACTGATTATCGGCTCCCGCGCTTACCGCCGCCGACTGGACGAATCGGCCAAAGAACCGCTGACCGCGGCCGTCACCAAGCAGATTCGCGGCGACGAGGTCTTCGATTCGCTGGCGACCGCGATCGCGCTGCCGAACTTTACGCCCGAACGGGAGAAAAAATCGGCGGCCGTTCGGTTTCCGCCGCCGCCCAAGAGCACGCGGGATCTGGTCAACGAGGCCTTCGGATACGATCCGTCGTTCCGGGACCAGGATATCCCGCGAACCATGACCCAGGCGATGTTCCTGATGAACAACCCCCAGGTGCAGGACCAGATCAACGCCCAGGCGGACAGCGGCACGTTCCTGGCCAGCCTCCTCGCCGGGCAGCCGACCGACTCCGGCGCCATTGAACGCCTGTACGAGGCCGTGCTGGCCCGCCGGCCACAAGCCCGCGAAGTGGAAATCTGCCTGGCGCACATTAAAACGCTGCCCGACCGGGGCGCCGCTTTTGAGGATCTGCTCTGGAGTCTACTCAACTCGGCCGAGTTCACTACACGTCGATAA
- the map gene encoding type I methionyl aminopeptidase → MTVEGQHDIDGILNAGRVVARVRDAMLSAVEPGMTTAELDHLGAQLLDRLGAKSAPRVTYNFPGATCISVNEEAAHGIPGDRIIQAGDVVNVDVSAELDGYFADTGGTIAVPPAARVKAKLCHATELALKNAITEARAGAPINRIGQAIQRTARAHGFKVIMNLAGHGIGRSLHEEPEGIACFYDRLDTRRLQLGQVLAIEPFLSTKSTQVKEADDGWTLVGHPENLSAQFEHTIIVTRGAPIVATLSEACG, encoded by the coding sequence ATGACGGTAGAAGGCCAGCACGACATTGACGGGATTCTGAATGCCGGACGCGTCGTCGCCCGCGTGCGCGACGCCATGCTGAGTGCAGTGGAGCCCGGTATGACGACCGCCGAACTGGATCATCTGGGCGCACAGTTGTTGGATCGCCTGGGAGCTAAATCAGCGCCCCGAGTTACGTATAACTTTCCCGGCGCCACCTGCATCAGCGTGAATGAAGAAGCCGCGCATGGAATTCCCGGCGACCGCATCATCCAGGCGGGAGACGTGGTCAACGTCGATGTTTCCGCCGAGCTGGACGGCTATTTCGCGGATACCGGCGGCACCATCGCGGTCCCGCCTGCAGCACGCGTCAAAGCGAAGTTGTGCCATGCCACGGAACTGGCCCTCAAAAACGCGATCACCGAAGCCCGGGCCGGCGCCCCCATCAATCGGATCGGCCAGGCGATCCAGCGTACGGCCAGGGCGCACGGGTTCAAGGTCATCATGAACCTTGCCGGCCATGGTATCGGACGCAGTCTCCACGAAGAGCCCGAAGGCATCGCCTGCTTCTATGATCGTCTCGACACCCGCCGACTCCAGCTCGGCCAGGTCCTGGCCATCGAGCCGTTTCTCTCCACGAAAAGTACGCAAGTCAAGGAAGCAGACGACGGCTGGACGCTCGTCGGCCATCCGGAAAACCTGTCCGCCCAATTCGAGCATACGATCATTGTGACGCGGGGCGCCCCGATCGTAGCGACGCTTTCCGAGGCCTGCGGTTAA
- a CDS encoding sugar phosphate isomerase/epimerase family protein — translation MISQPSRRTFLQSLGAAATVASLAPGAALAAPLKGANMAYGLVTYQWGKDWDLPTLIKNCEQAKVYGVELRTTHAHGVEPTLSKIQREEVVKRFNDSPVQLVSLGSNERFDSPDPAVLKKAIETSKEFLRLAHDVGATGVKVKPDRFYPTVAHEKTIAQIGGALNELGEYATGFGQQVRLEVHGQCGEPATIKKIMDVADNENVAVCWNSNAQDLEGPGLEQNFNLLIKRFGATCHVRPLDDADYPYAQLIQLLVDADYQGWLMLEDGRMVADPVEQLARQAILFKKMVAAAQSK, via the coding sequence ATGATCTCTCAGCCTTCCCGCCGCACGTTTTTGCAATCGCTTGGCGCCGCCGCGACCGTTGCCAGTCTGGCGCCGGGCGCCGCGCTGGCTGCTCCGTTGAAGGGGGCGAACATGGCCTACGGGCTGGTGACCTATCAATGGGGGAAAGACTGGGACCTGCCCACGCTGATCAAAAATTGCGAACAGGCCAAAGTCTACGGGGTGGAACTGCGCACCACGCACGCCCATGGCGTGGAGCCGACTTTGAGCAAAATCCAGCGGGAAGAGGTCGTCAAGCGCTTTAACGATTCGCCTGTGCAACTGGTGAGCCTGGGCAGTAACGAGCGGTTCGACAGCCCTGATCCGGCGGTGCTGAAGAAGGCGATCGAAACCAGCAAAGAGTTCCTGCGACTCGCGCATGACGTGGGCGCCACCGGGGTGAAGGTCAAGCCAGATCGTTTCTATCCGACGGTCGCACACGAGAAAACGATCGCGCAGATTGGCGGCGCTTTGAACGAGCTGGGCGAGTACGCCACCGGCTTTGGGCAACAGGTGCGTCTGGAAGTGCATGGCCAGTGCGGCGAGCCGGCGACGATCAAAAAGATCATGGACGTGGCCGACAACGAGAACGTCGCGGTCTGCTGGAACTCGAACGCGCAGGATCTGGAAGGGCCCGGCCTGGAGCAGAACTTCAATCTGCTGATCAAGCGATTTGGCGCCACCTGCCATGTTCGCCCTCTCGACGACGCCGATTATCCTTACGCCCAGCTGATTCAGTTGCTGGTAGACGCCGACTACCAGGGCTGGCTGATGCTGGAAGACGGACGCATGGTGGCCGATCCGGTCGAACAGCTGGCGCGCCAAGCGATTCTTTTCAAAAAAATGGTGGCGGCCGCCCAGTCCAAGTGA
- a CDS encoding peptidylprolyl isomerase: MLKFRSTIAVGLSLVLLGSLGCNSSSNEPAVPSAAISPEPQSASQQPVTDVGNAQLPEGLLNQNHGPIDYPIEQFQPYPDEPGQPQHAEIPVVVFKTTMGDIKMRLFKEKAPVTVANFLDNYVETDFYHGTIFHHVDPGFMIVAGGFTADMERKATRTPITNESNNGLKNKRGAVGMIREPGYSKSATSQFFINLADNPDLDYVDEENSGYCVFGEVLDESMPVIQRIAQAATKTAKGASSPVEPIVITGHQRLE; encoded by the coding sequence ATGTTGAAATTCCGTTCAACAATCGCAGTCGGTCTTTCGTTGGTGCTTTTGGGATCGCTCGGCTGCAATAGTTCTTCCAATGAGCCGGCCGTGCCGTCGGCCGCCATTTCGCCCGAGCCGCAGTCGGCTTCGCAGCAGCCCGTTACCGATGTCGGCAACGCGCAATTGCCTGAGGGCCTGCTCAATCAGAATCACGGCCCGATCGACTATCCGATCGAGCAGTTCCAGCCGTATCCGGACGAACCGGGCCAGCCGCAGCACGCCGAGATTCCGGTCGTGGTTTTCAAAACCACGATGGGCGATATCAAGATGCGCCTGTTTAAAGAAAAAGCCCCGGTTACCGTGGCGAATTTCCTAGATAATTATGTGGAAACCGACTTCTACCATGGCACCATCTTCCACCATGTGGATCCCGGTTTCATGATTGTCGCCGGCGGTTTCACGGCCGATATGGAGCGGAAAGCAACCCGCACGCCGATCACCAATGAGTCGAACAACGGCCTCAAAAACAAACGCGGCGCCGTGGGCATGATTCGCGAGCCGGGCTACAGCAAGAGCGCCACCTCGCAGTTCTTTATCAACCTGGCCGATAACCCTGATCTGGATTATGTGGATGAGGAGAATTCCGGCTATTGCGTGTTCGGCGAAGTGCTGGATGAAAGCATGCCGGTCATCCAGCGAATCGCCCAGGCGGCAACCAAAACGGCCAAAGGCGCCAGCTCGCCGGTGGAACCGATCGTGATCACCGGACATCAGCGTCTGGAATAA
- a CDS encoding AAA family ATPase → MQAELQKVIVGQSDVIEQIFAAIFTRGHCLLEGVPGLAKTLMVSTLARILDVGFKRIQFTPDLMPSDITGTNVLDEDENGRREFRFVEGPIFTNILLADEINRTPPKTQAALLQAMQEHEVTVGRTTYPLPEPFFTIATQNPIEQEGTYPLPEAQLDRFMFNIKVGYPTAEEEERILSSTTRNERYEVRKVLSARAIVSLQKLVSSVAVSEFIIKYVARLVRATRPRDESAPKFVRELVDWGAGPRAGQNLINGGKAMAAMDGRFSVALEDIRKIAVPVLRHRISTNFQAQAEGVTNEDLIQRLLREIPEPETPKYETAAGGRPAASTPAASAPPTPPGNAPQPPPPPPR, encoded by the coding sequence ATGCAGGCCGAACTGCAGAAAGTGATTGTCGGGCAAAGCGACGTGATCGAGCAGATCTTCGCCGCGATCTTTACGCGCGGTCATTGCCTGCTGGAAGGGGTGCCCGGCCTGGCCAAAACTCTCATGGTCAGCACGCTGGCGCGCATTCTCGATGTCGGCTTCAAGCGCATCCAGTTCACGCCCGACCTGATGCCTTCGGACATCACCGGTACGAACGTGCTGGACGAAGATGAGAATGGCCGTCGCGAATTCCGCTTTGTGGAAGGCCCCATCTTTACCAACATTCTGCTAGCGGACGAAATCAACCGTACGCCGCCCAAAACCCAGGCCGCCTTGCTGCAGGCGATGCAAGAGCACGAAGTCACCGTCGGCCGCACGACCTATCCGCTGCCGGAACCGTTCTTCACCATCGCCACGCAAAACCCGATTGAGCAGGAAGGCACCTACCCGTTGCCAGAAGCCCAGCTTGACCGGTTCATGTTCAATATCAAGGTTGGCTATCCCACGGCAGAAGAAGAAGAACGCATTCTGTCGTCGACCACGCGCAATGAACGGTACGAAGTCCGCAAGGTGCTCTCCGCCAGGGCGATCGTCAGCCTGCAGAAACTGGTCAGCAGCGTGGCCGTAAGCGAGTTCATTATCAAGTACGTGGCCCGTCTGGTCAGAGCCACCCGACCCCGCGATGAGTCGGCCCCGAAATTTGTGCGCGAGCTGGTGGACTGGGGAGCCGGTCCGCGAGCCGGCCAGAATCTGATCAACGGCGGCAAAGCCATGGCGGCGATGGACGGCCGTTTTTCCGTCGCGCTGGAGGATATCCGCAAGATCGCCGTGCCTGTGCTGCGGCACCGCATCAGTACGAACTTCCAGGCGCAAGCAGAAGGCGTCACCAACGAGGATCTCATCCAGCGTTTGCTCCGCGAGATTCCAGAGCCGGAAACACCCAAGTACGAAACGGCCGCCGGCGGACGTCCTGCCGCCAGCACGCCGGCGGCATCCGCCCCGCCGACGCCGCCTGGAAATGCGCCGCAACCGCCTCCGCCGCCGCCCCGATAA
- a CDS encoding DUF58 domain-containing protein — translation MSAEKYLKPEVINQIKRLDLRAQFVVKGFMQGLHASPFHGFSVEFSEHRRYSAGDDPKDIDWLVFAKTDKYYVKKFEAETNITGYLVMDLSQSMGYTYRQELTKFDYAICLAASLGYLMIHQQDPVGLVTFDEKVRASLPARSKRSHLGNLLSHLSQLKPAGATDIARSLIQFAAMLKHRSLIMIFSDLLVDPAPVIKSLHRLRHGGHDVILFHILDEAEVSFPFNGMVELEEPETSEKIQVDANSFREDYQQEIASFREEYRRECHQSGIDYVALDTSMQFDTALLEYLQSRRSRC, via the coding sequence ATGTCGGCTGAAAAGTACCTGAAACCCGAGGTGATCAACCAGATCAAACGACTGGATCTGCGCGCGCAGTTTGTGGTCAAAGGTTTCATGCAAGGGCTGCACGCCAGTCCGTTTCATGGGTTCAGCGTAGAGTTCAGCGAGCATCGCCGGTACTCGGCAGGCGACGACCCGAAGGATATCGACTGGCTGGTTTTCGCCAAAACCGACAAGTACTACGTGAAAAAATTCGAGGCCGAAACCAACATCACCGGCTATCTGGTGATGGACCTCAGCCAGTCAATGGGCTACACGTATCGGCAGGAACTCACCAAATTCGACTACGCGATTTGCCTGGCCGCCTCGCTGGGCTACCTGATGATTCACCAGCAGGACCCGGTCGGGCTGGTGACCTTTGATGAAAAAGTTCGCGCCAGTTTGCCGGCCCGTTCCAAGCGGTCGCACCTGGGCAATCTGCTGTCGCACCTGTCGCAGTTAAAGCCCGCCGGCGCGACGGATATCGCCCGCAGCCTGATCCAATTTGCGGCCATGCTGAAGCATCGCAGCCTGATCATGATTTTCTCGGACCTGCTGGTCGATCCAGCGCCGGTGATCAAATCGCTGCATCGATTACGGCATGGCGGGCACGATGTCATTCTGTTCCATATTCTCGACGAAGCGGAAGTCAGCTTTCCCTTCAACGGCATGGTGGAACTGGAAGAGCCAGAGACGTCGGAGAAAATCCAGGTCGACGCCAACAGCTTTCGTGAAGACTACCAGCAGGAGATCGCCAGCTTCCGCGAGGAGTACCGCCGGGAGTGCCATCAAAGCGGCATCGACTATGTGGCGCTCGACACCAGCATGCAGTTTGATACGGCCTTGCTGGAGTATCTTCAAAGCCGTCGGTCGAGGTGTTAG